Proteins from one Coffea arabica cultivar ET-39 chromosome 8c, Coffea Arabica ET-39 HiFi, whole genome shotgun sequence genomic window:
- the LOC113707079 gene encoding carboxylesterase 1-like has translation MADQTAAVFVLADPNADPYGYLGLVRNADGSVTRQFEYPETPVSSYDGSSSLLVKDISINQAKNNGVRIFLPKELVDSSPSRTLPLLIYIRGGGFVICSAATHFLDVFYRTFTTEIPVILVSIEYRNAPEHKLPAAYEDCLQALHWIKNSQDEWLTKYADLSNSFLMGTSAGGNIAYHVGLSAPPSADDLQPLNIKGVILHQPFFGGNKRTDSELRAVNDKILPPCVSDIMWELSLPVGADRDHGFCNPVLSIKPGQFDHIKDLGWKILVTGYDGDPLFDRQVELVKMLEDEGVPLAAKFAQGGYHGIDGFEPPKLKVLCQVVKEFMISFVTAA, from the coding sequence ATGGCTGATCAAACTGCGGCAGTTTTTGTACTAGCTGATCCTAATGCTGATCCCTATGGCTATCTGGGCTTGGTCCGGAACGCTGATGGCTCAGTCACCCGTCAATTTGAGTATCCAGAAACACCTGTCTCTTCCTATGATGGCAGTTCCAGTCTTCTTGTTAAAGACATCTCCATTAACCAAGCCAAAAACAATGGGGTCCGCATATTCCTTCCAAAAGAATTAGTTGACTCATCTCCGAGCAGGACACTTCCTCTCCTGATCTACATTCGTGGTGGAGGATTTGTAATTTGCAGTGCGGCCACGCACTTTCTTGACGTTTTCTATAGAACTTTTACCACTGAAATCCCAGTTATCCTCGTATCAATCGAGTATCGAAATGCACCGGAGCATAAGCTGCCGGCAGCCTATGAAGATTGCCTCCAAGCTTTGCACTGGATCAAGAATTCTCAAGACGAGTGGTTGACAAAGTATGCAGATTTATCAAACAGTTTCCTCATGGGCACTAGTGCAGGAGGAAACATAGCCTATCATGTTGGTCTTAGTGCACCTCCTTCTGCTGATGATCTTCAGCCTTTGAACATTAAAGGCGTGATTTTGCACCAACCATTCTTTGGTGGCAACAAGAGGACGGATTCGGAGTTAAGGGCTGTAAATGACAAGATTTTACCACCATGTGTTAGTGACATCATGTGGGAACTTTCATTGCCCGTAGGCGCTGACCGAGACCATGGATTTTGCAATCCAGTATTGAGCATCAAACCCGGACAATTCGATCATATTAAAGATTTGGGATGGAAGATTTTGGTGACTGGCTATGATGGTGATCCATTGTTTGATCGTCAAGTTGAGCTTGTAAAGATGTTGGAAGACGAGGGTGTACCTTTAGCGGCTAAGTTTGCACAAGGAGGCTATCATGGTATTGATGGTTTTGAGCCTCCTAAACTTAAGGTCCTGTGTCAGGTTGTCAAAGAGTTTATGATCTCCTTTGTAACAGCAGCTTAG